A genomic window from Bacteroidota bacterium includes:
- a CDS encoding putative metalloprotease CJM1_0395 family protein has product MLGSDLFSHASVGHYMAQFAQHTAQEAHTSIENDQVQTSVNAQNAPGAAQDYHRPVESSAKGQDLDFGKQPKDPTQEVGPDGKAYTPEEEKEIEELEDRDAEVKRHEQAHFQAGGKYASTPKYEYQTGPDGKRYAVGGSVDIDMSEVPDDPQATLEKARVIKRAALAPEDPSVQDRKVAREADQMAARAQRQLSDSASNYGEHEVHGAAAAHEKEQAKTLEDITAGVTTVSTESLEIDPSEHFVNDNVLRFRTSRLQMAGQSTQTLASPVEHNFFRGQGRSFDHYG; this is encoded by the coding sequence ATGTTAGGTTCCGACTTATTCTCCCACGCAAGCGTTGGCCATTATATGGCACAGTTTGCGCAGCATACAGCGCAAGAAGCGCATACTTCAATAGAAAACGACCAGGTACAGACTTCGGTCAATGCCCAGAACGCTCCGGGTGCGGCGCAAGATTATCACCGCCCTGTTGAGTCTTCTGCAAAAGGTCAAGATCTCGATTTTGGCAAGCAGCCTAAAGACCCTACCCAGGAGGTGGGGCCTGATGGCAAGGCATACACGCCAGAAGAGGAGAAGGAGATTGAGGAACTGGAAGACCGTGATGCTGAAGTCAAAAGGCACGAACAGGCACATTTCCAGGCCGGCGGCAAATACGCAAGCACGCCCAAATATGAATATCAGACTGGCCCTGATGGCAAGCGGTACGCAGTAGGCGGCAGTGTTGATATAGACATGAGCGAAGTGCCGGACGATCCGCAGGCAACACTCGAAAAAGCACGCGTAATTAAACGTGCAGCCCTTGCCCCTGAAGATCCGTCAGTGCAAGACCGTAAAGTGGCCCGCGAAGCAGATCAGATGGCTGCAAGAGCACAGCGACAGCTCAGCGACAGCGCATCAAACTACGGCGAACATGAAGTGCACGGTGCTGCGGCTGCGCACGAAAAAGAGCAGGCTAAAACGCTTGAAGACATTACAGCCGGCGTAACAACGGTAAGCACAGAGTCTCTCGAAATTGATCCTTCGGAGCACTTCGTCAATGACAATGTGCTGCGCTTCAGAACCTCTCGCCTGCAAATGGCCGGCCAAAGCACACAAACCCTTGCTTCTCCGGTAGAACATAACTTTTTCCGTGGCCAAGGCAGGTCTTTTGACCACTACGGCTAG